Genomic window (Argopecten irradians isolate NY chromosome 2, Ai_NY, whole genome shotgun sequence):
ttttgaatttatttacatcaacTACAACAAAAGATATTATGGAAGAATGGCCGCAGTATGATAAGAGCCCAGAAGGAGAACTGGTAGCCAAAGAACCGAGCATACCAGTGTCTCCCACGGTACCACGAGAGACCGGTTCCCCTAGGTTAAAATTTCTGAGGGCGAACTGGACAATGAGACCCCCATCCGTTTACTAAAACCCATTATCACCACCAGCCCACCTCGGTCAAATATAACAAGGTGGACACCTCCCTCCATGGTACCACGGAGGGAGGGGGGCCTGCGGTAACGACAGAAACCCCATTCTTTATGCCTAATAACCACCAGCCTGCTGTAAAGCAAAGCTGGTATGAGTACTTAGCCGGATGAGCCCATGTCCCTCTCTGTCTCCCTCTGGGCTCCGCCACCTgaggggatttttttttttttttaaatccccTCACACCCATACTGCGTACCTACATTCATACCTAGCAACCTATAACCCTGACTATAATATAACCTTTTCCTATATAAACCCAATCCCCCCAATAACCTATGGTAACAATAGGTCCCACCCctaccaccccccccccaagtCCTGCCTAAGTGTGAAATTTCACCTAATCCTGATTACTAGGGATAGGAAATGTAGCACTAGTGTTAGTATTGGAATCTGAAAAATATTCTAGCCCTCCCTGGTAGTTGTTGAGCAGAATCCCAATACCTGTGGTAGAAAGATGAGTGCCATCTGGGCGGTATAAAGCTGACTGTGTTGATTGGATTGTAGGATGGCATAGGACCTTACCCCCTGACtcaaataaatgtttcttaattGCATAGTTTATACGCTTTCTCTTCCTCTCAACTTTTGCATATGAGCAAGCCCCATGCCAATAACCCCTGGGTAGTATTTCAGACCAAATTATAgtagtaaggggagataacaaagCAAACCTTAAAAGTGAACACCTGATTGTTTCTATCAACTCTTTGCCTTTAATGCTGACTACATCATTGGACCCAAGTTGAATCAGGATCATTTTTGGAGGCGGGGATTTTCCCAATTCGTTCTCAATGAGAGGGTCAAATTCACTCCAGGTCATGCCTCTACGGGTCATCCAATGAATAGCATACCCCTTTCTGTCAAGATTAAGGTTTGTACCACCCGGTCTCTTAGCTGCCTCCTTCATACCCCAAAATGGTATAGAAGATCCTATGACCCATATGGGGGATAAGTCATCTGAAAGAATATCTGATGATGTTTTAGAAAAGCATGAAATtgcaataatattaataatccaaatttaaatcaaaacgCTGTAATAAAACCATAACCGACTTTATTATAATTAACTTAGAATTATACATGGGAAATGAGTTCAAATCACACAATGTGGTAAATTCAGGTTCACTCCTAGCTGCTGTATGCCTAGCTAAAAACTGTCTCTACTGGAATTCTTATGTATTTTGAGTAGACCCTTGATTTCCATCGACCCCATGCTTGTATTTTCTGTTCAGAAATTCCCCTGGTGGCTGCCTCTGTAGCGGCCCCTATACGAAATGAGTGAGTTTTGTAATGAGACACAGGGATGCGCGAAAAAGTTAatgatttctttaaaacaaCAGCTACCTGATAGCGAGTAATTGATGAACCATTCCTATGTATGAATAACTGCTGATTAACTGTATTTGGCCGAATCAAAAGGTATTTGTTCAGGAGTGAGACAGGGCAAATATCTGAGTTAGGataactgttgatatgtaataatGCAGAGTGACCTCTCTGGTCAGTCTTTGATTCTCtgatacaaacttttaaatgtctGGAAGGAGAATTTACAATGGTAACATCTGAAATTCCCAGTGGACGTGTATCATTACCATTGCTACTGGATGCTGAAAATTCTCCAACCCTCAGAAATCCGAAAAATGCTAAAGTAAATGCTGCAGAAAAAAGTTCTGCTTCATATTTAGAGCTACAGACTGATGAAAGGGAGGTAACCAGTTTTCTAAGTAGGGGTAAAGTAATAGGGAGACGCGCATCCACGCGTTTGTTACCACGCTGTGCCCCCTCCATAATTTTcttaacaataaaacattgtgTTGAATCCTGTTGACCCCGAAGATTATGCTCATGGGATATTCCACTCATATAAGTGGAAATTGTTGATGCTGAGTATCCCTGTAGTGACATGTAAGATATAAATTGTACTAAATGGTCTGAGGGGACAGGCCAAATGCTCGACATATTATAAGAGGACCTGAATGTTTGGAAACACTGTAACGCTGAGTTGTAAGTTTTCCATGTACTATTAGCCATTGCATTTTGAAGTAATCTATTAGCTTCAACCTTTATATCTCCCATAGGTGGGCAGGTATTGGGGTAGACAAAAGTTCTGCTGCTGGGGCTGACCGGCGAAACCTGGCCCACTGTTGACGAGAAATGGAATCAgctataacattatatttaccaGGAATGTGTTCTGCCCTTATGtttaaattgtaatttaatGTCAACAAAACTAATGGCCTAATGATAGTCATCACACTTTGTGATTTAGAggattttttgtttataattgttACAACAGCTGCATTATCACAATGGAACAAAACTTTCTGATTTCTCATTTTACTACCCCATAAACATATTGACACATAAATTGGAAATAACTCTAGAAATGTAATGTCTTTAAGGAGACCCTTATTTGACCAAGCTGTGGGCCAGGACCCATAAGCCCAAGACCCCTGAAAGTATACACCAAAGCCCTTTTCTTGACCACCTGCACTGTCTGTATATAATTCCATGGAAGCAGAGGTGCTCCAGTGTCTATCTGGAATTACTGTCATACAATTGTAATTTTCCAAAAATGACAACCATACTTTAATGTCTGCCTTCATCGATGCACTAACTCTAATCTTATGATGTGGCTTGTCCACACCAGCAATAGTATCAATAAGACGACGACAAAATGCACGGCCAGGGGCGACAACTCGACATGCAAAGTTTAGCATACCCAGTACTGACTGAAGCTTACACAGGGTCACTTTGTTAACTGTTAACAAATACCCAAGCTCTTTACATAACTGAACAATCTTGTCCCGAGGTAATCGCATTACTAATTCAACTGTATCAAACTCAACTCCCAGAAAACATAAACAAGTTGTAGGTCCTACAGTTTTTTCTTGGGATAATGGTAACCCTATTTCATGTGAAATATTCTCAAAAATATCTAAAGAAGCTTGACACTGATTGTTTCCCGACTGTCCCCCAAAAAGAAAATCATCTAAATAATGCAGAATGTTTTTGTTACCA
Coding sequences:
- the LOC138316537 gene encoding uncharacterized protein, which gives rise to MPPKPRRSSARGPGVKPRKRASASASGGVSVDEPTSVEKRPRNMTNTEDSQPNVRAPERGNMPNGASQDRPGEIIDLMQIPGTSHVLGGPSPVPSIFDPVGYNIPQKIKDKIWNTEFLDLGLLLKSAREMEAGFETSGELVIKDGKFVIKKPSNIAKQDYPLTDVRDYIAKGFKEGFSLEYVGPRRAREAGNLASTKQAPEILQGKIKKELEAGRIAGPFAYPPLPTLQVSPHFSSTVGQVSPVSPSSRTFVYPNTCPPMGDIKVEANRLLQNAMANSTWKTYNSALQCFQTFRSSYNMSSIWPVPSDHLVQFISYMSLQGYSASTISTYMSGISHEHNLRGQQDSTQCFIVKKIMEGAQRGNKRVDARLPITLPLLRKLVTSLSSVCSSKYEAELFSAAFTLAFFGFLRVGEFSASSSNGNDTRPLGISDVTIVNSPSRHLKVCIRESKTDQRGHSALLHINSYPNSDICPVSLLNKYLLIRPNTVNQQLFIHRNGSSITRYQVAVVLKKSLTFSRIPVSHYKTHSFRIGAATEAATRGISEQKIQAWGRWKSRVYSKYIRIPVETVFS